The following coding sequences lie in one Deltaproteobacteria bacterium genomic window:
- a CDS encoding transglutaminase family protein has protein sequence MDLYLRSTDIIDWKTTAILKQARSLVENDSGPVRIAKICFEWVRDNISHSGDTKSSVTTCRASEVLASGTGWCFAKSHLLAALLRANSIPAGFCYQRLCRDDGNGFTLHGLNAVYLPEIGWYRIDARGNKVGVDAQFSPPLEKLAFLPKAEGEFDFPEIWPDPTDIVVECLKKFEGWESVEKNLPDISLIRDPQNNFLHRTPNSRRL, from the coding sequence ATGGACCTTTATCTTAGATCGACTGACATAATTGATTGGAAGACGACAGCAATTTTAAAGCAGGCACGCAGCCTGGTAGAAAATGATTCTGGGCCTGTCAGAATCGCAAAAATTTGTTTTGAGTGGGTGCGTGACAATATAAGCCATAGTGGAGATACAAAATCGTCGGTTACGACATGTCGAGCATCTGAAGTTCTGGCAAGTGGCACAGGTTGGTGCTTCGCGAAAAGCCATCTACTTGCGGCTCTGCTCCGTGCGAACAGCATTCCGGCAGGATTCTGCTATCAGCGACTTTGTCGTGACGACGGTAATGGATTTACGCTCCATGGTTTGAATGCTGTATATTTGCCGGAAATCGGGTGGTACAGAATTGATGCAAGGGGAAATAAAGTTGGTGTTGATGCCCAGTTCTCCCCACCCTTAGAAAAATTAGCCTTTCTTCCTAAGGCAGAAGGGGAGTTTGATTTCCCCGAGATTTGGCCTGACCCAACAGATATTGTTGTTGAGTGTCTGAAAAAGTTCGAGGGCTGGGAATCGGTAGAAAAAAATTTACCTGATATTTCTTTAATCAGAGACCCACAGAACAATTTTTTGCACAGGACGCCAAACAGCCGGCGCCTGTAA
- a CDS encoding GNAT family N-acetyltransferase yields the protein MSDNYEISTDKSRLDVRVIHDFISNRSYWGKGRTMEAVRKTIENSLCFGVYDKDDSLVGFARIVTDCTIFAHMMDVFVLEEHKNRGLGKRLMEYIVGHPDLQDLRLWRLDTNDAHGLYQKYGFRKPAFPEKIMERRKEPANLAVLRIADRAAPG from the coding sequence TTGTCCGACAATTACGAAATATCTACGGACAAATCAAGATTGGATGTCCGTGTGATACACGATTTCATCAGCAACAGATCCTATTGGGGGAAAGGCAGGACAATGGAGGCGGTGCGTAAGACCATTGAGAACTCCTTGTGCTTTGGAGTCTACGACAAAGACGACAGCCTTGTGGGTTTTGCGAGGATAGTAACTGACTGCACGATATTCGCTCACATGATGGACGTCTTTGTTTTGGAGGAGCATAAAAACCGCGGACTGGGGAAAAGACTTATGGAATACATAGTAGGCCACCCCGATCTCCAAGACCTCCGTTTATGGCGTCTCGATACCAACGATGCTCATGGGTTGTACCAGAAGTATGGGTTTCGGAAGCCGGCATTTCCAGAAAAGATCATGGAAAGGCGGAAAGAACCTGCGAACCTGGCGGTGTTGCGGATCGCCGATAGAGCCGCTCCCGGTTAG
- a CDS encoding type II toxin-antitoxin system prevent-host-death family antitoxin: protein MDAITYTSARQHLAKTMEKVCRDHAPVIVTRKSGNSVVILSLEDYEALEETTYLLRSPRNTRRLMESIAQLEN, encoded by the coding sequence ATGGATGCAATAACCTATACCTCTGCAAGGCAACACCTTGCAAAAACAATGGAAAAAGTTTGTAGGGACCATGCCCCGGTTATTGTAACACGTAAGTCTGGGAATTCTGTGGTCATTTTGTCACTTGAGGACTATGAAGCCCTTGAAGAAACAACCTACCTATTACGGTCGCCAAGAAACACAAGGCGATTAATGGAATCTATTGCCCAGCTTGAGAACTGA
- a CDS encoding DUF1640 domain-containing protein encodes MESAILFDTLAYAKKMKEAGFTDKQAETQAEALAEIIGTNLATKQDLKELEARLTASIIKWVAGMLVAQAAVIAALVKLL; translated from the coding sequence ATGGAATCGGCAATTTTATTTGACACGCTGGCTTATGCTAAAAAGATGAAAGAGGCCGGTTTTACAGACAAACAGGCTGAAACCCAAGCCGAAGCCTTGGCGGAAATAATTGGAACCAATCTGGCAACCAAGCAAGACCTCAAAGAATTAGAGGCACGCCTGACCGCCTCCATTATTAAATGGGTGGCTGGGATGCTGGTAGCCCAGGCCGCCGTCATTGCCGCCCTGGTCAAATTATTATAA
- a CDS encoding iron-containing alcohol dehydrogenase — protein sequence MLETVHHLNKVSILLSPQKTILGKGGMDSLGKETLALGGHRVLIVTDPGVMKSGMVAGPQKVLESEGLEVEIFDQVEPDPPVRVVDACMRTIQEKNCDLVVGLGGGSTLDVAKGAAALAPGGKSALDYVGQDTIPRRGLPKILIPTTAGTGSEATRVFVMTDETDNTKKVVYSNYLLADAAILDPSLTVTLPPWVTADTGLDALVHAIEAYVSVNTTPFAEILSMAAITLIARNLPKAFAKGSNIEARYNLLLAANLAGTAFTSGGLGAVHGLAYVLGTEYHLSHGRSNAVMLPHVMAYNLSGNYEKYGEIASAMGEPVAGLSPQEAARKSVEAVKNLLTSVNIPCDLSAYQIPRSALPKLVEGGMKQARLFIPNPRDLSEKEVELIYSGAF from the coding sequence ATGCTCGAAACGGTCCACCATTTGAATAAGGTTTCTATTCTACTATCTCCTCAAAAAACGATCCTGGGAAAAGGGGGGATGGATTCCCTGGGTAAAGAGACTTTGGCCCTGGGCGGACACCGGGTGCTTATCGTAACCGATCCCGGGGTAATGAAATCCGGAATGGTGGCCGGCCCTCAAAAAGTTTTGGAATCCGAAGGCCTGGAGGTGGAAATTTTTGATCAGGTTGAGCCCGATCCCCCGGTACGCGTAGTGGATGCCTGCATGCGGACGATACAGGAAAAAAACTGTGACCTGGTCGTGGGTCTGGGCGGGGGGAGCACGCTCGATGTAGCCAAAGGCGCGGCTGCCCTGGCCCCCGGCGGTAAATCAGCCCTGGACTATGTCGGCCAGGATACGATTCCCCGGCGGGGCCTTCCCAAAATCCTGATCCCCACCACCGCCGGCACGGGCAGTGAAGCCACCAGGGTTTTTGTGATGACCGATGAAACCGATAATACCAAAAAGGTGGTCTATAGTAATTATCTTCTGGCCGATGCGGCCATCTTAGACCCCTCTTTGACGGTCACCCTGCCCCCTTGGGTAACGGCCGATACCGGCCTGGATGCCCTGGTCCATGCCATAGAGGCCTATGTTTCGGTCAACACCACTCCCTTTGCTGAAATCCTTTCCATGGCGGCCATAACCTTGATCGCCCGGAACCTTCCGAAAGCCTTTGCCAAGGGGAGTAATATCGAGGCCCGCTATAATCTGTTATTGGCCGCCAACCTGGCGGGAACGGCTTTCACCAGTGGGGGGCTTGGGGCAGTCCATGGGCTGGCCTACGTCCTCGGTACGGAATATCATCTCTCCCATGGCCGCTCCAATGCCGTCATGCTCCCCCATGTCATGGCCTATAACCTTTCTGGGAATTATGAAAAATACGGGGAAATCGCCTCGGCTATGGGCGAGCCGGTAGCCGGACTCTCACCCCAGGAGGCGGCCCGGAAATCCGTGGAGGCGGTTAAAAACCTGTTAACGTCCGTCAATATCCCCTGCGATCTTTCCGCTTACCAGATCCCCAGGTCGGCCCTCCCGAAATTGGTGGAGGGCGGGATGAAACAGGCCCGGTTGTTTATTCCCAATCCCAGGGATCTCTCGGAAAAAGAGGTGGAATTGATTTACTCCGGGGCTTTTTAG
- a CDS encoding ABC transporter ATP-binding protein yields MLEVNNINTYYGISHILFDVSIQVEKGEVVCVLGRNGVGKTTLIRSIMGLTVPRSGNISFNGTALRGKRPFEIAYLGIGFVPEDRIIFPDLTVKENLEMGLKKGQKGPWTLERVYQIFPILKTRQTQMGGTLSGGEQQMLTIARTLMGNPELLLLDEPTEGLSPLIVKELEVQIRALKEEGMTILLSEQNSKVTLNLSDRAYILEKGQVKWDGAVGLLRENQEILKRYLGL; encoded by the coding sequence TTGCTGGAAGTAAATAATATCAATACCTATTACGGTATCAGTCATATCCTGTTTGACGTATCTATTCAGGTGGAAAAAGGGGAAGTGGTTTGCGTCCTGGGCCGTAACGGCGTGGGGAAAACGACCCTTATAAGAAGCATTATGGGTTTGACCGTTCCCCGGTCCGGCAACATCAGCTTCAATGGGACGGCTCTCCGAGGCAAAAGGCCTTTTGAAATAGCCTATCTGGGGATCGGCTTCGTACCCGAGGACCGGATCATTTTCCCGGACCTGACGGTTAAGGAAAACCTGGAAATGGGGCTGAAAAAGGGACAAAAGGGCCCCTGGACTCTGGAGCGGGTTTATCAGATATTTCCGATCTTAAAAACCAGACAGACCCAAATGGGTGGGACCCTTTCCGGAGGGGAGCAGCAAATGTTGACGATCGCCAGGACCCTGATGGGCAATCCCGAACTGCTGCTCCTGGATGAACCCACCGAAGGCCTTTCGCCGCTGATTGTTAAAGAGCTGGAAGTTCAGATCAGGGCCTTGAAAGAGGAAGGCATGACCATCCTGCTGTCCGAGCAGAATTCCAAGGTGACCCTCAACCTGTCCGACCGGGCTTATATCCTGGAAAAAGGGCAGGTTAAATGGGACGGTGCAGTCGGCCTTCTTCGGGAGAACCAGGAGATCTTAAAGAGATATCTGGGCCTCTGA
- a CDS encoding ABC transporter ATP-binding protein: protein MFRVEKLKKTFGGLMAVNNVSFAMQKGEISSIIGPNGAGKTTLFNILTGHLKADSGAVYFKDREITALSPHRICQTGIGRSFQKTNIFPRLTAFDNIQVALMAWQKRTRNLFQKADHFFQKETDEILGNLGLGDQKDRLAGLLAHGDQRLLEIGITLGTYPELILLDEPTAGMSPEESHKTMELIHRIVRSRNLTLLFIEHDMNIVFGISEKVRVMHYGTVIAEGTPKEIRANDQVQKIYLAEET from the coding sequence ATGTTTCGCGTTGAAAAACTAAAGAAAACCTTTGGGGGACTGATGGCGGTCAACAACGTCTCTTTTGCCATGCAGAAGGGGGAAATCAGCTCCATCATCGGACCTAACGGAGCCGGCAAAACGACCCTGTTCAACATCCTGACCGGCCATCTTAAAGCGGATTCCGGGGCCGTCTATTTCAAAGACCGGGAAATCACCGCCTTGTCTCCCCACCGGATCTGTCAGACCGGTATCGGCCGGTCTTTTCAGAAGACCAATATTTTTCCCAGACTGACGGCTTTTGATAATATCCAGGTGGCCTTAATGGCCTGGCAGAAAAGGACCCGCAATCTTTTTCAAAAAGCCGACCATTTTTTCCAGAAAGAAACCGATGAAATCCTTGGTAACTTGGGGCTCGGGGACCAAAAGGACAGGCTGGCCGGTCTGCTGGCCCACGGGGACCAGAGGTTATTGGAGATCGGGATAACCCTGGGAACCTATCCCGAGCTTATTTTGCTGGATGAACCGACCGCCGGAATGAGCCCGGAGGAATCCCATAAAACCATGGAGCTGATCCATCGGATCGTGCGCTCCCGAAACCTGACCCTCCTTTTTATAGAGCACGACATGAATATCGTCTTCGGCATATCGGAAAAGGTCAGGGTCATGCATTACGGGACCGTTATCGCCGAAGGGACCCCCAAGGAGATACGGGCAAATGATCAGGTCCAAAAAATCTATCTGGCAGAGGAAACATGA
- a CDS encoding branched-chain amino acid ABC transporter permease has translation MRQSLAKMDWSGKALGIIVLLAGFLALPIFLPVGWLSLVTEMLILALAAGGLNLMLGYAGMVSFGPAGFYAVGAYATALILTNTKLPFVLAFAAGPVIAALTAIPIGWFCVRLTHVYFALLTLAFAQIIHTIIFEWYDFTKGDNGIVDIPLPEILRSIPHYYYFSLIVVVFCLALLWMIIKSPFGKTLQAMRENAQRAESIGIPVRLYQLATFVLSGFFLGVAGSLFCGFNKNVFPNYAHWIKSTEMLVVCLLGGIYNFFGPIVGSIVYLFLDKVITGYTQFWPLVLGLIIIILLLFLRGGIAGFIAERLALRRRRGEQA, from the coding sequence ATGAGACAGTCGCTTGCAAAAATGGACTGGTCGGGAAAGGCGCTTGGGATAATCGTCTTGCTGGCGGGGTTCCTGGCTTTGCCGATATTTCTTCCCGTCGGTTGGCTGAGCCTGGTTACCGAGATGTTGATCCTGGCCCTGGCCGCCGGCGGACTCAACCTGATGTTGGGGTATGCCGGTATGGTCTCCTTCGGACCGGCCGGTTTTTATGCCGTAGGCGCTTATGCCACCGCCTTGATTTTGACGAACACCAAGCTTCCTTTTGTCCTGGCCTTCGCGGCCGGTCCGGTCATCGCGGCTTTGACGGCCATCCCCATAGGCTGGTTTTGTGTCCGCCTGACCCATGTTTATTTCGCCCTCCTGACCCTGGCTTTTGCCCAGATCATCCATACCATCATTTTTGAATGGTATGATTTTACCAAGGGCGATAATGGTATTGTCGACATCCCCCTGCCTGAAATTTTAAGATCCATCCCCCATTATTATTACTTCAGTTTAATCGTGGTCGTTTTTTGTCTGGCCCTGCTGTGGATGATTATTAAGTCTCCTTTCGGCAAGACCCTTCAAGCCATGAGAGAAAATGCCCAGCGGGCGGAATCGATCGGTATCCCGGTCCGCCTCTATCAGTTAGCCACCTTTGTCCTTTCCGGATTTTTTTTGGGGGTGGCCGGATCCTTGTTTTGCGGGTTCAACAAGAATGTCTTCCCCAACTACGCCCACTGGATAAAGTCCACCGAAATGCTGGTGGTCTGCCTCCTGGGCGGCATTTATAACTTTTTCGGACCCATCGTTGGATCGATCGTCTATTTATTTCTGGACAAGGTGATCACCGGCTACACCCAATTCTGGCCATTAGTCCTGGGCCTGATCATTATCATCCTTTTGCTTTTTCTTCGGGGGGGCATAGCCGGATTTATAGCCGAGCGCCTGGCCTTACGTCGGAGAAGGGGGGAACAGGCTTAA
- a CDS encoding branched-chain amino acid ABC transporter permease: MTLQGLVIQILSGISTGMVIFLIAVGLSLVFGTLRILNLAHGALYMMGAYMCYWISSVIAQFTGAFWWSLLLAPVGVAIFGGLVEVLLLRRIYDREPLDQYLLTFALVLVIGDLCKLAWGVEYHLVPAPWPLNGPIFFMGMPFPSYNVFLIFCGPLVFIGLWALIRYTRLGKVIRAMTYNREMANALGTNVPLVYTVVFMLGSWLAGLGGTLVVPTASAMPGMDMIILIECFIIIVVGGLGSLSGAFLGSLIFGLVNAFGILVAPRLAVAFGFILMIVVLIIRPWGLMGKAE; encoded by the coding sequence ATGACGCTTCAAGGGTTAGTCATTCAGATCTTAAGTGGAATCAGCACCGGGATGGTCATATTCCTCATCGCCGTCGGCCTTTCCCTGGTCTTCGGCACCCTGCGTATCCTCAATCTGGCCCATGGCGCCCTCTATATGATGGGCGCCTATATGTGTTACTGGATCAGTTCGGTCATCGCCCAGTTCACAGGAGCCTTTTGGTGGTCTTTACTTCTGGCCCCGGTGGGAGTGGCGATTTTCGGAGGCTTGGTGGAGGTCCTTTTGTTGCGCCGGATCTATGATCGGGAGCCTTTGGACCAATATCTTCTGACCTTTGCCCTGGTCCTGGTCATCGGGGATTTGTGCAAATTGGCCTGGGGGGTGGAATATCATCTGGTTCCCGCCCCCTGGCCTCTCAACGGACCGATATTTTTTATGGGAATGCCCTTTCCCAGCTATAATGTCTTTCTGATCTTTTGCGGACCGTTGGTCTTTATCGGTTTATGGGCCCTGATCAGATACACCCGGCTGGGAAAGGTCATTCGCGCCATGACCTACAACCGGGAAATGGCCAACGCCCTGGGGACGAATGTCCCCCTGGTCTATACGGTGGTCTTCATGCTCGGTTCCTGGCTGGCCGGGCTGGGAGGCACCCTGGTGGTGCCAACCGCCTCGGCCATGCCCGGCATGGATATGATCATCCTGATCGAGTGTTTTATTATCATCGTCGTCGGAGGACTGGGCAGCCTGTCCGGTGCCTTTTTGGGGTCTTTGATTTTCGGGCTGGTCAACGCCTTTGGGATACTGGTCGCCCCAAGACTGGCCGTGGCTTTCGGATTTATTTTAATGATCGTGGTCCTGATTATTCGCCCCTGGGGGCTGATGGGAAAAGCTGAATGA